A segment of the Zingiber officinale cultivar Zhangliang chromosome 8B, Zo_v1.1, whole genome shotgun sequence genome:
TTCTGATCCTTTATTAACTATAAAAGCTGGACTTCGGTGCCTAGATGTAGACCTTTGAATGGCTCCTAAAGTTAAGAGTTGGTTAATATGCATTTTGCATTCTTCAGTTtcccaatttgtatattttaagtcTTGGGTCTTAATTGTAAGGTCTGGATTAATGATTGATAGCTTGCAGTATACTTTATCTCTGTCCCAATATTTAGTAGGATTTTCTCcaattatttctaatttttctaatCTAGAAATGAGAGAGTCTAAATCAGGTTTATGTGTGTTTATTAATTGAAGTAACTATTGTGGGAGTATAAGATCATATGGGATACATGTGTCATCAGTTATAGGGCTTGACCAGCCAAGTGGGGCTAGTTTTCCGAGTCTTGGTAGTCAGaaaaagctagggcacaggtctGGTTATCCGGTTGTGTCTTCTTACTAGGTTGTTTACAGGCATTTTTAGGAGAACATTGACAAGATGTGTTTTCTGAAGGTAGAAGTTCTATGTGGGATTTTGTATTTAAGGGATGGACAATAGAGGGATAGTCTGATACTATTGGAGATATTATgggtgaggaaaagaaaagagcatAATCCTTAGTTAGAAGACAAGCTCTATCTGATGCTACCAGAAAATTTAAACCTAGGATTAAATGAATATTAGGATGTAAGAGTGGCTTAATCCATAGCTTAGGAAGTGAGAGTGGTGTGCCGTATTTACCACAGTTGTCATAAAATCTTAGATGGGTGTTAGTAACAAATTGCGTGCAAGCTAACTGTTGGCCATCAAATTGTGTACTTAGTAATGGTTGTGATGctgtttttataaaagtttttggtAAGACAGAAAGAAGTGTATTTTCATCTATGGTGGAGTTGGTAGCTCCACTATCTAAAAAGGCATGTAGGGTGAATTCATGGCCATGGATATTTACTAGACATTTGACTCTAATGTCTAAAGTTTTTCCTGTATTACATATACTAGAGGCTTTTATAAAGACTAGATCTCGATCTATTACATCTGTTGGTATAAGTTGTAAACCTTTTCCTTTATCAAGGGTAACCtgagaagaagaatgtggaggaagattttcttttatttgtttatctaggatctcaatttctgtttctaatttattaatacgTGTTTCTAATACAGAAACTCttgtttctaataaaaaatttctagttCCTCCTTTAGAGAGCTGGCTTATAGGTATCGTAATAGAGAATAGTTGTTGAAGACAAAGATTACAGGCTTGTTTTTTACatattttgcaggttcctctTTTGTCTAAAGAAGGATAATAACtacaaaagaaacaaggaatATTATCAGTTCCTGTTTTGAGTATCCACTCATGTATGCAGTTAAGTTCTTCTGTAGTCTTATTgttaagttgtttaaacattagatttGTATCTGGGAATAGAGAGTCTTCCCATAATTCATCTAGATTGTCTAATGTATCATAGGGTATGTAATTTTCAGGATATAGGTTATACTGCTGATGCGAGGGTTGCAAGAAAGAGTTTACAAGACTGTAATCAGAAGAAGGAACAACTTCTTCTATGTCATCTACAGAAACAATAGAGTAGATAGAGGATGTATCAGAAACATCTGATTGTACTTCTATTAAATCTAGATTTGTACAGGTAACTAGTTTTGCTTCTCtggtatataaattctttttatttgggcaGGCAGAGGATAAATGACCTGGTTCATTACAGGCAAAACATGTGATAGTATTGGCATATGTCTTCTTTGGTTTGAACTTCcgtacatgtttttctttatttaagtaaggtttcttttctctactttttctaAGATAATAAGTCTTTTTAGGTTTTATTGCCTTTGACCTTGTTACCAATTTTCTGGGTGTTCTTGATGAATGATTTAGTCTTGATTTAGGTTGGGTGAGGCCATATTGTTGAGGGGTATATATCTGACTACAAAATCCATATTGTTGATTTTTTAATTGCTTTTGTATATGGATATAGGTACATTTTTCTTTAAGTATGGAAATAATGTGTTGAATTCTTACTCCAATATTATCGTATTGTGGTGCTACATTCATGTCTGTCCAGGCTTTATGTATTTCCTTTCCTAAATCTCCTGGAAGTTTGCTAAAAAGTCTTTCCCCTAGTTCCGGGTTACAATAGTTACCCGAGACTGCTGTTAATGCTAGAAAGTCATTACAAAAAGGTTTAATCCAGTTCCAACTAAAGAGTTGTAATTGTTCTAAGTCTCTCATAGCTTCTCTTTGTcttatatctaatccagtattagCATCTCTGGCAGTAAACAACCTATGAATTGTATAGCAAAAATTGAGTATGTTATTTCCTTGTGATGCCATCCCGGCTACTTCCTCGGGATATGTAGTTATAGGCTTCCCATGCCGCTCGGCAACATCACCTAGGTAATTTTCTCCTACTCTTATCATGGCTTCTCCTGCTTCTATGTCTAGTTCATGTCTAGCTTGATAATCTCTTTAACAGAGACTATCCATTGTTCTAGATAAGTATCATAAAGTTGCGGATCATCGCATTCTCCAATATTTAACAAGACCGAATTCTTGCCAAAGTAAGTAATTTCAGGTGGTCTTCTTTTTCCTATTGTTCGTAATAAAGGATTATTATTAGTATATGGGGTAATCTTTGTTCTTGGGGGATGTCCTTCCCCATAATCCATAGTTCTCATAGAACTTTCAGGGTATCTTACTTGTAGCGGTTGTGGTCTGAAGTTACTAGTGCTACTAGATTCGGCTGGATTCATTAGATTTACTGTTGAGAAGTAATCTTGTTTTTTAGCAATTATGTTATGCTCTTCGTCGAAATATAACATCCAGTCGGGCTCTAATTTATGGTGtaaaaggtcaaaagtttctaattcttttaaatcttctttagtgaaataattggctatttcaaatggaatgtaaacatattcatttagatcgtcataaaataaataattactttCCGTATTATTGTTTATAGGAGTGTCAAGTATGCTATATTCAATGTTCATTAAATTcatgttagtttgagtttctTCATTATCTTCTTCCTGTGATGTTGAAGGTTTATAATTATGAAATCTTACTATAGAGCTTCCATgtctatctttataaataatGGATTCTGTTGGTTGTAAGGTTTGTGGTTTATTGTTTAATTCTAAATTAAGAGTCCAATCCAATCCTGCAAGTAATGTTGATGAGAAGTCCTTAGGTTTGTGgaaataaatgtcttttgtcgtAAGGGTTTCAATAACACTAGTAATTTGAACTTTAAAACTATTgttaatatttgtcatagttttccCTAGAAAGATTATGTCTATTTGAATATTATGTCTTTGAAAGTCTCCATACCCTCTGGCTTGTACTGAAATTTTAATATGTTCTATAAAGTCTGGGATTGTCATATTGAAGTTTGGACAGAAATAGGTAATTCCTAAATTGCTATTCATATCTACTTCAATGAGTCCAATAATTGCCTTATCATTGTCAGAAAATCTTGAGTCATAAAGGACTAAAAATACTTTAGCTCCTATACTTTTTCTAGTAAGTCCTCTTAGTCCAAATACTATTAATCCTAGATGTATGTAGTGATGTTTTCTTTGTAAAAGTGTTCTTGCCGATTCTTCTGTCATGAGTGTAAATCTTTCTTCACCTCCATCTGGTAGATGAAGTGGTTGTGTTCTGTGATGTCTATAAAGTGATGTCGAGAAGGACAATAGTCCTTGATTATATATTCTTTTGGGGTTTAAGGTATTTAATTGTTCGTTAGAAAAAGTGTCTAAATTTTGTTCTATGTCTATAAGTTCTTCTAATTGATAAGTGGCAATATTTGTTGAGGACCTTCTGGGTATTATGGATAAGTTTTTATTTGGTTGTCTTAAAGTTTGTGATAAACCAGAAAAACTTtcattttgtttctttgtttgtAGATCCATTTGAAATGATATCTTGAGTCTTATAAGTAAGAAATTTATAAGTAGTAGGTTGTTGTCGGATAACTGTTTTTCCTAAAGACAATTTACTAAGGTCTTTGTTAATACTTTCAAGAGTTTCTTTTAGATTACTTGTGTGAGTATCTTTATAGATATGATTTTCTAGAGTAAGTAGTTGAGTTTCTAATACCGTAAGCCGATAATGTAAAGAAGTAAGTAGTGCTAGTATGGTGTTATTTTGTTGTACTAGTACTTGGTCGCCTTGATTTACTAGTGAGACGTTACTGTAACCAGTTTCTTTACTTTTAGCAAATTGTTGGGAAAACTCAATAGCTTCTTCGTAATGAGTGTTTCTAAATTGTAGTTTGTTCATAAATTATAGGGTCCTAAAGGGTcttgaggctctgataccaaatttttttttttttttaattaaacagaaataaagtagttttttaaacagaaataaagtagattaagtatatatatatatatatatatatatatatatacacacgctGTCAGACATATGGAGTAACTCTTGAATGCCCCGATTCATTATTGGAGGTTTGGATGCTCGGACATGTGAGAGTCACCCAGGCGTGTACATCGACGAGGGTATagagtaaaatatatatatatatatatatatatatatatatatatatatatatattatcctcACGACCGTTAGTTTTAATATGTTGTCTACCTTACACCTCACATTCTGTGAGCATTTAgtataattgatttttttaaaatttttattttaaactctcggttatccaatcaaattttaaaaatattttaggtaCACATGGAATGTGGGGTGGTTATGAATTATTTGTATgtatgaattaataaaatttagttCATCCAAAATTACGGCATATGTATATTTCACTGAAGGCGGATTTAGGATTGATATaccaaaaaaatatattatataccatatcaaaaaatttatactggtaatatattttaaattcagTATATCCAAATTTTAATATATcagatttttattattttatatcatttatattaaaaattttgatataccaaaataacaaaaaaataaatcttGTACTTAATTTGGATTACGCCGCGTGTTTTTCACTCTTCTTTGCATGTTTTAGTTTTTTCTGGTATatcaaaatatccaaaaattataaattttatattgatATTCAAAAGTTTATAATTCAAATATTTCGAGATGTAAAATTTCCGAGGAAGAGAATATGTTATTATCGAAAGTTAAAAACTAAATATATTAGTTATCGAAGATGACCAAAAAAACTcttcttaaaaaataaaacaaagtaaACCTCCTAGATTTCAGTCTTGAAATccgttgatttttttttccttttcttttttaaatataaatttatattatctgtTTTTTAATTATCTGATCTGGCTTTTCTTTTAACTTAATTATCTTATTCGTGTTTgaatattgataaaaaaataagtaaTTAAAAGATATTAATGGTTTGTACTGTGTATTAAAGGTCAATTCCCGACAGAAGGTTCGAACAATTACTTATTTCAAAGTACCTCGTCTCTttgttaaagttaaaaaaaaaaataaaaaggaagtgTGAGAAAAATGACAAGAAGATATTGGAACATTAATTTAGAAGAGATGATGGAGGCCGAAGTTCATTTTGGTCATGGTACTAAGAAATGGAATCCTAGAATGGCCCCTTACATTTCTGCAAAGCGTAAAGGTAAAGGTATTCATATTACAAATCTCACTGGAACTGCTCGTTTTTTATCAGAAGCCTCTGATTTAATTTTTGATGCGGCAAGTAAGGCTAGCCAAGTCAATTCCTTGAATGGATCAAACCCGCAAGACAAGCGAAAAAGACCCAAATCCATGAACGActgagaaaaataaatatttaataataaataaaataaaataaataatcaaaAGAAACCCACTCAAATGACTCCACATCACATGTAATTAAGTTAGATTTTTGACAGAGACAGAGATTTGATTTTGGGTGCGCCCACTAATTGTGCAGCCACCTCAGCCTTCCACTGACTTGACTCTACTGAATTTGTCAACGACCGCGATTTTGATTTACCAAAGTTTATGGACATTTGTTCCCGCCATGACCAGGTGCCTCCGAGTCAACCGGTCCGAAGTTGTTAGATTTCTGATTGATCATACTGTCGATTTTGTTAGGTTTCTCAACAGTTTATTCTTTGTCAACTAGATTAATTCAACTTAAAGTTATTGAAGAATTGACCGATTATGTTAAGTTTGACTAGCTAAGTAAGATTATTAGACGATCTAAATAATGTGGTCAGAACAATCTTATCGAGTAAGCCTAACTTGATATGAGTTAGATCCTGTTAGACCTGGCTTAATTTGATTTATATGTTAAATTTCACATAAAATGACTGAAtttgtatgaaaaataaaaaaatatttattatatatttattttcatactcttttattttttacaattttttttattattatttttatataaagctAGGTCGGTTCTTAGTCTTGTAAATGAGCTGGTTGAACTTGTTCAGCAAATTGAAAATCTGTTTGATTGAGGATcaattatctattttttattatctatttttttaaaaaatatatatataattaattaagaaaaaaagaacaattcaatatattttgaaactttttttgtttgtttttcaagAAAGATAAAAATTCATATGACACCCATTTCATTGTATCATTAATTTGTGGCAGCCTCTAACTAGTCGGCACACGTCACCATCCAAGCACTTGAAAGGGATCCAAGCACTTGGGTCGTGATAGATTTGTTTAGGATAAAGCTTCGACTAGGTGTTGCAACATTAGTAGTTTGGGCACCCAAGAGTGGTCGAGACACCTGAAAGTGAATAAGTTGACAACGAAAGTGGATCGGATAGGCCTCGGTGGAGACATATGGAAGGGATTCAGAAAAACAGTATCGACCaactattaggaaataattattataagtaaatagttatttatttcctagttattagtaaatagagcaatgatatgctcaaggaaaaaaactcaagaaaaaactaaggatagacacataaagtcatgaCCCATCATTCACTTTTTGTGAGCCCCATCACTTTGTGTGTTTATTCTTGAGTTTTTCCTTGAATTTTTTTgcttgagcatatcatttttctagtaaataattattattagaaaataattatttgtttcctagttattaaagaataattattattagaaaatacttattgttttcctaatttatatattttcctattttcacttgtaacagtatttatatataccatatgCTATCAAATGATATGTGCGAATTTTATCGTCAATATGATATCAGAGCCGATAAGCTtaacaacaatttttttaaaaaaaattttctttctttttctcctctaATTCGCGTTTCTTTTTCTCAcggttaaaaaaaaaaccttagctttcttctcctttctctgccACTGACGCCAACGGAATTCGTCGCTGTCATATCTTTTCTAATGTTCACCTGTTGCTGCGACTAAAGAGAGGTGTCGTCGTCCAAAGGCAGCCCACCATCGGCCTTATTGCcataaaaaagaaaagttcttTCTATCCGGCCGCTTCTGTGATCTTTTTAGTTTtcttagaatcttctttctctcCTCTATTTTCCTTTCTTATGTTTTTTGTcctaaaaaaaaatcacttttctGACTTCCTCTTTTCCACCGTATAataattttgttttcttctttcaaAAGGTCTATTAATAACAAGGTTCAATTCatcctcttttctctttctcttcttattttttctcatAGCAAGagcaatattattatcttttgttttcttaagtttaaagacatcAAATTTCatcattctcttcctcctctcctttgtttgtttgtttgtttttttttaagcaGCAGCCGCATTATAGCGGTCTTTCCTTCATGAGTATTGTTTTAGTCATCTTCTAATAGGCCAAAtagcaagttttttttttcaagttttgtTCAATAGTAGATTTTCTACATCTGCTCCAGCATATGCAGCCACCAAAATGCAGCCTTCTCTCACTGCTGCTCTTATTCCGATGACAAGTCAGATTCTAGCCCTCAAACAACAACACCTCGTCTCCTTCTAGTTGTTGTCTTCTTTCATCAAAGGCAAAGTTCAACAAATCGTCGTTTCGTTGATCGCACTGGTGGATTTTGCTCTAAAAGAATACCCATCGACCGGCTGCTACAATGGTTGCCGCTGACGACATCACTCGCCGgctatctctcacaaatactcctgatTCATCTTCCAAACAACGCACGGTTGCGTACTCTTCGATTGAGACTGATTATCGCACCATTGTCTCTGCGGCATctgagatccaatggattaagtcacttttgacagaTCTGCTTTTTCCGATTACCACGCCTACCATGCTTTTCATTGATAATTTGGGTCTTCGAACTACGAGTTACTCATATTTCTGTTGAGGATCAATTGGCTGATGCACTTACCAAGTTGCTTTCTCGACCTCGGTTGTTTGCTATTTGTAACAAGATTGATGTCATTTCTGGAGCATCATCTTGAGAGGacgtattaggaaataattattataagtaaatagttatttatttcctagttattagggaataattattattagaaaatagttatttgtttcctagttattagagaattattatttttaggaaatacttattgttttctaatttatgtattttcctattttcacttgtaatgatatttatataccacatgctcattaataatatgtgtgaattctattattaggaaataattatttatttcctagttcttagagaataattattattagaaaatagttatttgtttcctagttattagaaaataattattattaggaaatacttattattttcctaatttatgtatttttctattttcACTTATAATagtatttatatatatcatatgttatcattaataatatgtgtgaatTCTATTGTTAATATCAACATCCTTCAATATCGTTCTTCTACAATCAAACGACTCTCACACTACTTTGAAACTCTATTACAACACCAAATCGTTACTTCGATAATAATCTCTAAGTCTATACTTTTCTAAATTGTTAGTATAACTGctgtttttattaaaactttattTCCTCATTTGGATTTTGTATTCATCGAGTTCTTAGTGAATTATTAAAATACTAACGAGTGTGAACCTTATACTACAGCATAACTGTCAACCAAATAAAATAAAACGTGttagtattatttttattacttattATTTTACAATTTGAACTCGTGTTTTTCAAAAAGTGAAAAATCAACCCGCGGTATTTGCATGCAAACTATACTTCTatttaatcaaataagtttaagtttaaacacTAAAATTTGACTTAAACGAACCCTACTTAAGCGTGTTAATAATTAGCGCTACGAAAAGCAAATTTGGTATTTCGGAAAGAAAAACAGCAGGTAATCACATCACCGAtttaaataattgattaattaattaattaaattaagaattagaAAAAACACTGAGCTGTATAAGTATCGTCGTCTGTGCTCTATTCTCTCCCAATTAGCCGATCCATGGCAGTCGGCGACGCATACTCCGCCTTCATGGCGACGTGGAATAAGCATGCGTCGCGTGCCGCGTGTCGGCTCCCGAGCCTCGCCAAGCTCGCTGCATGCGGCCGGAAGAGGATCGGGGCCGGCGGCGAGGGCTTGCTCCTCCGCCTCGTCCCCTGCCTCGGAAACAGAGGAAATAACAGCAGCAatcagaacaagaagaagaagatgaagatgatgatgagaaaGGTGAGGTCGCAGATATCAGTAGAGGGAGAAGACGAGGGCGTGTGGCGGAAGACGATACTGATGGGGGAGAAGTGCCAACCGCTCGACTTCTCCGGCGCCGTCCACTACGACAGCGCCGGGAGGCAGGTGCCCACTCCGCGCACGCCGTTCCGGTCGCCGGCGATTTCTTTCGCCTTCTATGAAGAAGAAGGGGAAAAACGAAGTAGTTAACCGGAAAGAGTTGTGAAATGTTGCTGTGCAGAATTCCAATTGCCGTTCAATCTGTAATTTTTGAATTGTGATGCAGCTGATTGTAAATGTCCAACCAAGCGTTGAGGATCACATGATattgagttaaatttaatttaaagtaaaCTATGCGATCATTCAAGGGGTAAAGTGAAATTTACTTTTGTACGGCTCCACATTGTTCGCAGATTTTCCCGATCACCCCTTGCGCGAATCGTAACTGATCCGACGGGTGTGGCTCATCTTAACGACGGACGACGGCTTGTTGCACGGTCATCAAGCAGCCACTCACCGACGCACTTCCGGACAAGTTCGGGCGagagaaggaagagaggagaggaggagatgtCGTCGAAGTCAGTGATCGACCACGAACTGTCGGCGAATCACGACGTCCTCCGCTTCGGTTTGCATGCTGTCAAGGGCGACATCGTCGGATCCCACCCCCTCCAATCCCTTCGCGACTCCGTAAACCCTGACTCTTCA
Coding sequences within it:
- the LOC122016635 gene encoding uncharacterized protein LOC122016635 — translated: MAVGDAYSAFMATWNKHASRAACRLPSLAKLAACGRKRIGAGGEGLLLRLVPCLGNRGNNSSNQNKKKKMKMMMRKVRSQISVEGEDEGVWRKTILMGEKCQPLDFSGAVHYDSAGRQVPTPRTPFRSPAISFAFYEEEGEKRSS